A genomic segment from Barrientosiimonas humi encodes:
- a CDS encoding ABC transporter ATP-binding protein, protein MSTVATETDEPRPPAGDDVLLDARGVKVHFPIKRGVIFDKTIGYVYAVDGVDLQIRRGETYGLVGESGCGKSTLGRALLKLEEPTAGSVEFDGTDLAQLDGEPLRRRRQDMQMIFQDPLSSLDPRQTVESLLLEGMEAHGLTQNKGEAQERLRELLAAVGLPPQALRKYPHEFSGGQRQRIGIARALSVNPKLIVADEPVSALDVSVQAQVINLLEQLQDEFDLTYLVVAHDLAVVRHISDTVGVMYLGSIVEEAAADDLYAEPLHPYTKALMSAVPVPDPTVEDRRERILLQGDLPSPANPPSGCRFHTRCPWRQETRCDDERPELRTVQIAGVPESHRVACHWAEDIQAGTIKPHSVEASVTDPSADAPLGDEPGVPASIAEI, encoded by the coding sequence ATGTCGACCGTGGCCACCGAGACCGACGAACCTCGCCCGCCCGCGGGCGACGACGTGCTGCTCGACGCCCGCGGCGTCAAGGTGCACTTCCCGATCAAGCGCGGCGTCATCTTCGACAAGACGATCGGTTATGTCTATGCCGTCGACGGTGTCGACCTGCAGATCAGGCGCGGCGAGACGTACGGCCTTGTCGGCGAATCCGGTTGCGGCAAGTCGACGTTGGGCCGAGCGCTGCTGAAGCTGGAGGAGCCGACCGCGGGGTCGGTGGAGTTCGACGGCACCGACCTGGCCCAGCTCGACGGCGAGCCGCTGCGGCGCCGCCGGCAGGACATGCAGATGATCTTCCAGGACCCGCTGTCGAGCCTCGACCCGCGCCAGACGGTGGAGTCGCTGCTGCTGGAGGGCATGGAGGCGCACGGGCTCACCCAGAACAAGGGCGAGGCGCAGGAGCGGCTGCGCGAGCTGCTGGCCGCGGTTGGGCTGCCGCCGCAGGCGCTGCGCAAGTATCCCCACGAGTTCTCCGGCGGGCAGCGCCAGCGCATCGGCATCGCCCGCGCGCTGTCGGTCAACCCCAAGCTGATCGTCGCCGACGAGCCGGTGAGCGCGCTCGACGTCTCGGTGCAGGCGCAGGTGATCAACCTGCTGGAGCAGCTGCAGGACGAGTTCGACCTGACCTATCTGGTGGTGGCGCACGACCTGGCCGTGGTGCGGCACATCAGCGACACCGTCGGGGTGATGTACCTCGGCTCGATCGTCGAGGAGGCGGCGGCCGACGACCTGTACGCCGAGCCGCTGCACCCCTACACCAAGGCGCTCATGTCGGCGGTGCCCGTGCCCGACCCGACCGTCGAGGACCGGCGCGAGCGGATCCTGCTCCAGGGCGACCTGCCGAGCCCGGCGAACCCGCCGAGCGGCTGCCGCTTCCACACCCGCTGCCCGTGGCGGCAGGAGACGCGGTGCGACGACGAGCGCCCCGAGCTGCGCACGGTGCAGATCGCGGGGGTGCCCGAGAGCCACCGGGTCGCCTGCCACTGGGCGGAGGACATCCAGGCCGGCACGATCAAGCCGCACAGCGTCGAGGCGTCGGTCACCGACCCGTCGGCCGACGCGCCCCTCGGTGACGAGCCGGGGGTGCCCGCGTCGATCGCCGAGATCTGA